Proteins encoded within one genomic window of Rhododendron vialii isolate Sample 1 chromosome 1a, ASM3025357v1:
- the LOC131316673 gene encoding protein disulfide-isomerase 5-1 encodes MKLYFHRSLILLSFFLLVVFNLLVAEAEVITLTEETFNDKVKEKDTAWFVRFCVPWCKHCKNLGSLWEDLGKEMEREDEIEVGQVDCGTSKPLCSKVDIHSYPTFKLFYNGEEVAKYQGTRDVESLRTFVLEEAEKAATNSQLENEKEL; translated from the exons ATGAAGCTCTACTTCCACCGTTCTCTGATTCTACTATCATTCTTCCTTCTTGTTGTTTTCAATCTATTAGTCGCCGAAGCTGAGGTGATAACCCTAACAGAAGAAACTTTCAATGACAAG GTGAAGGAGAAAGATACTGCGTGGTTTGTGCGATTTTGTGTTCCTTGGTGTAAGCACTG TAAGAATTTGGGGTCATTGTGGGAAGACCTGGGGAAAGAAATGGAACGCGAGGATGAGATAGAGGTTGGACAAGTTGATTGTGGAACGAGTAAACCTCTGTGCTCCAAAGTTGATATCCATTCATATCCTACATTCAAGCTCTTTTATAATGGAGAGGAAGTTGCAAAATACCAAG GGACTAGGGATGTGGAGTCTCTTAGAACATTTGTGCTGGAAGAAGCAGAAAAGGCAGCGACAAACTCACAGCTTGAGAATGAGAAAGAGTTGTGA
- the LOC131316762 gene encoding vicilin-like seed storage protein At2g28490 has translation MGRIASALLLLVVALMCCAVSMVKGYDHHEGGEGGERRERERMFLLRDMKRVVRTDAGEMKVVRGSHGWISDMPNIHVGFVTMEPDSLFVPQYLDSDLILFIRRGEAKVGSIYRDELIEKRLNCGDVYRISAGSTFYLVNTADGQQLHVICSIEKSDNIGWGTFQSFFIGGGSNPTSVLAGFESSTLSTALNVSESQVRQILTRQKSGPIISLSNSHSDSHQSRVWTQFLEMKHYERVQCLKRMEQVHEEVTEQDEEPIMWKLLNSVFGNQVSGKDEGRSSKPDSYNLFDRTPDFENDYGSSVVVDQSAYSPLRQSGVGLYLVNLTAGSMMAPHLNPTATEYGIVLRGSGRIQIVFPNGTLAMNAKVNEGDVFWIPRYFPFCQIASHSGPFEFFGFTTSARRNRPQFLVGSNSVLQSMRGPAFAAAFGVSEERLKKIVNAQSESIILPPTSASGVLRLKNEMASEVMESFGDEMVMGFEGLY, from the exons atggggagaaTCGCAAGTGCTTTGTTGCTACTAGTAGTAGCCCTCATGTGCTGTGCAGTGTCAATGGTGAAGGGTTACGATCATCACGAGGGcggtgaaggaggagagaggagagagagggagaggatgTTCCTGTTGCGGGACATGAAGCGGGTTGTGAGGACTGATGCAGGGGAAATGAAGGTGGTGAGGGGCTCTCACGGGTGGATTTCGGACATGCCCAATATTCATGTTGGGTTTGTCACCATGGAGCCCGATTCCCTCTTCGTCCCTCAGTACCTCGACTCCGACCTCATCCTCTTTATCCGCAGAG GCGAAGCAAAGGTTGGATCAATCTACAGGGATGAGCTCATTGAGAAGAGATTGAATTGCGGAGATGTGTATAGAATTTCAGCTGGTTCTACATTCTATTTGGTGAACACTGCCGATGGCCAACAACTTCATGTCATTTGTAGTATTGAAAAATCTGACAACATTGGATGGGGCACCTTCCAG TCTTTCTTTATTGGCGGAGGCTCGAATCCAACATCTGTACTTGCTGGTTTCGAAAGCTCAACTCTTTCGACCGCACTTAAC GTTTCAGAATCACAAGTGAGGCAGATCTTGACCAGGCAAAAATCTGGCCCCATCATATCATTGTCAAACTCCCACTCGGACTCACACCAATCAAGAGTTTGGACCCAATTCTTGGAAATGAAGCATTATGAAAGAGTGCAATGTTTGAAGAGAATGGAGCAAGTCCACGAAGAAGTAACCGAGCAAGATGAAGAACCCATTATGTGGAAGCTTTTGAATTCTGTTTTTGGAAACCAAGTGAGTGGAAAAGATGAAGGGAGAAGCAGCAAGCCAGACTCATACAACCTCTTCGACAGGACGCCCGACTTTGAAAACGACTATGGGTCGAGCGTTGTTGTTGATCAGTCCGCTTATTCGCCTCTCCGGCAATCCGGTGTTGGCCTTTATCTTGTCAATCTCACAGCG GGATCAATGATGGCGCCACATCTCAACCCAACAGCAACAGAGTACGGCATCGTTTTGAGAGGAAGCGGCAGAATCCAAATAGTGTTTCCCAACGGAACCTTAGCCATGAATGCTAAAGTGAACGAAGGCGACGTGTTCTGGATTCCCCGGTACTTTCCATTCTGCCAGATCGCGTCTCACTCCGGCCCATTCGAGTTCTTCGGGTTCACCACCTCAGCCCGCAGGAACCGGCCCCAGTTCTTGGTGGGGTCCAACTCTGTTCTACAAAGCATGAGGGGGCCCGCTTTCGCAGCTGCCTTTGGGGTGAGCGAAGAGAGACTCAAGAAAATTGTGAATGCTCAGAGTGAATCTATTATTTTGCCCCCGACATCTGCTTCAGGGGTACTGAGATTGAAGAACGAGATGGCTTCGGAGGTGATGGAGAGCTTTGGTGATGAGATGGTTATGGGCTTTGAGGGACTTTACTAG
- the LOC131316839 gene encoding vicilin-like seed storage protein At2g28490 — translation MGRIASALLLLVLALCCAVAMVKGYNHHEGGEGGERRGRERMFLLRDMKRVVRTEAGEMKVVRSTHGWISDWPNIHVGFVTMEPNSLFIPQYLDSDLILFIRRGEARVGSIYRDELIEKRLNCGDLYRISAGSTFYLVNTADGQQLHVICSIEKSDSIGWGTFQSFFIGGGSNPTSVLAGFESSTLSTALNVSESQVRQILTRQKSGPIISLSNSHQSRVWTQFLEMKHYERVQCLKRMAQVHEEATEQDEEPIMWKLLNSVFGNQVSGKDEERSSRPDSYNLFDRKPDFENDYGSSVAVDQSAYSPLRRSGVGIYLVNLTAGSMMAPHLNPTATEYGIVLRGSGRIQIVFPNGTLAMNAKVNEGDVFWIPRYFPFCQIASHSGPFEFFGFTTSARRNRPQFLVGSNSVLQSMRGPAFAAAFGVSEERLERIVNAQSESTILPSGSASAEKVKNERIPEVIRSFGDEMVKGF, via the exons atgGGGAGAATCGCAAGTGCTTTGTTGCTGCTGGTGTTAGCCCTGTGCTGTGCAGTGGCAATGGTGAAGGGTTACAATCATCACGAGGGcggtgaaggaggagagaggagagggagggagaggatgTTCCTGTTGCGGGACATGAAGCGGGTTGTGAGGACTGAAGCAGGGGAAATGAAAGTGGTGAGGAGCACTCACGGGTGGATTTCGGACTGGCCAAATATTCATGTTGGGTTCGTAACAATGGAGCCCAATTCCCTCTTCATCCCTCAGTACCTCGACTCCGACCTCATCCTCTTTATCCGCAGAG GCGAAGCAAGGGTTGGATCAATCTACAGGGATGAGCTGATTGAGAAGAGATTGAATTGCGGAGATCTGTATAGAATTTCAGCCGGTTCTACATTCTATTTGGTTAACACTGCCGATGGCCAACAACTTCATGTTATTTGTAGCATTGAAAAATCTGACAGCATTGGATGGGGCACCTTCCAG TCTTTCTTCATTGGTGGAGGCTCGAATCCAACATCTGTACTTGCTGGTTTCGAAAGCTCAACTCTTTCGACCGCACTTAAC GTCTCAGAATCACAAGTGAGACAGATCTTGACCCGGCAAAAATCTGGCCCCATCATATCATTGTCGAACTCGCACCAATCAAGAGTTTGGACCCAATTCTTGGAAATGAAGCATTATGAAAGAGTGCAATGCTTGAAGAGAATGGCGCAAGTCCACGAAGAAGCAACCGAGCAAGATGAAGAACCCATTATGTGGAAGCTTTTGAACTCTGTTTTTGGAAACCAAGTGAGTGGAAAAGATGAAGAGAGAAGCAGTAGGCCAGACTCATACAACCTCTTCGACAGGAAGCCCGACTTTGAAAACGACTATGGGTCGAGCGTTGCCGTTGATCAGTCCGCTTATTCGCCCCTCCGGCGATCCGGTGTTGGCATTTATCTTGTCAATCTCACTGCG GGATCAATGATGGCACCACATCTCAATCCAACCGCCACAGAGTACGGCATCGTTTTGAGAGGAAGTGGCAGAATCCAAATAGTGTTTCCCAACGGAACCTTAGCCATGAATGCTAAAGTGAACGAAGGCGACGTGTTTTGGATCCCCCGGTACTTCCCATTCTGCCAAATCGCGTCTCACTCCGGCCCATTCGAGTTCTTCGGGTTCACCACCTCAGCCCGCAGGAACCGGCCTCAGTTCCTGGTGGGTTCTAACTCTGTCCTACAAAGCATGAGGGGTCCCGCTTTCGCAGCTGCCTTCGGGGTGAGCGAGGAGAGGCTCGAGAGAATCGTTAACGCTCAGAGTGAATCTACCATTCTGCCCTCGGGATCTGCCTCAGCGGAGAAAGTGAAGAACGAGAGGATTCCTGAGGTGATTAGGAGCTTTGGTGATGAGATGGTTAAGGGCTTTTGA
- the LOC131316544 gene encoding PHD finger-like domain-containing protein 5A, translating to MAKHHPDLIMCRKQPGIAIGRLCEKDDGKCVICDSYVRPCTLVRVCDECNYGSFQGRCVICGGVGISDAYYCKECTQQEKDRDGCPKIVNLGSAKTDLFYERKKYGFKKR from the coding sequence ATGGCCAAGCATCATCCTGATTTAATAATGTGCAGGAAGCAGCCAGGTATTGCCATTGGACGATTATGTGAGAAAGATGACGGCAAATGCGTAATTTGTGACTCCTATGTGCGCCCTTGCACACTCGTGCGAGTTTGTGATGAATGCAACTACGGATCCTTTCAGGGTCGATGTGTCATCTGTGGAGGAGTGGGAATCTCTGATGCCTATTATTGCAAGGAGTGCACACAGCAGGAGAAAGATAGAGATGGCTGTCCGAAAATTGTCAATTTGGGAAGTGCCAAGACAGACTTGTTCTATGAGCGTAAAAAGTACGGTTTTAAGAAGAGGTGA
- the LOC131316390 gene encoding proteasome subunit beta type-4-like — MNLVESNQAKNNSLISEAALERTQYPYVTGTSVIGIKYKDGILMAADMAGSYGSTLRYKSVERLKPVGKHSLVGGSGEISDFQEILRYLDELILYDNMWDDGNSLGPKEVHSYLTRVMYNRRNKFDPLWNSLILGGVKKGQKYLGMVSMIGVHFEDDHVATGFGNHLARPILRAEWHKDISFEDGVKLLEKCMRVLLYRDRSAINKFQIAKITEEGATIYPPYALKTSWNLAAFQNPTAGAEGSW; from the exons ATGAAC TTGGTTGAATCCAATCAAGCTAAAAACAACTCGCTGATCTCTGAAGCAGCATTAGAGAGAACACA GTATCCATACGTCACTGGTACATCAGTGATTGGTATCAAGTACAAGGATGGTATTCTCATGGCTGCTGATATGGCAG GTTCGTACGGATCCACCTTGCGTTACAAGAGTGTGGAGCGGTTGAAGCCTGTTGGGAAACACTCTCTCGTTGGCGGCAGTGGAGAGATAAGTGATTTCCAGGAGATTTTGCGTTACCTTGATGAGCTTAT CTTGTACGACAATATGTGGGATGACGGGAACTCATTGGGGCCTAAAGAAGTGCATAGTTATTTGACTCGGGTGATGTACAACCGTCGCAACAAGTTTGACCCACTATGGAATTCTCTTATACTTGGAGGGGTGAAAAAGGGTCAGAAGTATCTTGGAATG GTCAGTATGATTGGAGTTCATTTCGAGGATGACCATGTGGCAACTGGATTCGGAAATCACCTTGCAAGGCCTATTCTTCGCGCTGAATGGCACAAGGATATAAGTTTTGAGGATGGTGTTAAGCTACTGGAGAAATGCATGCGCGTACTTCTCTATCGTGATAGATCTGCTATCAACAAGTTTCAG ATAGCGAAAATCACAGAAGAGGGTGCGACCATTTATCCGCCCTACGCCTTGAAAACTTCCTGGAATTTGGCTGCTTTTCAGAACCCTACTGCTGGCGCTGAAGGGTCATGGTAG